CTTGTGTGCCATTGTTTGGGCTGTTGTGGCTTTTACAGTGGCTAATCTGGAAGAAATGCTTCCCAGATAGATGGTAACCCTGTCACCAATCTAGAAACATGAGTTGGACTTGTGTGCCATTGTTTGGGCTGTTGTGGCTTTTACAGTGGCTAATCTGGAAGAAATGCTTCCCAGATAGCCGGAAACCTTGTTGCCAATCTAGaaacatttcatttttgttATAATATAAGCCCTCTTCCTAATCTTACCTCAATTgcttttactttattttttttattttttgtttttgtttttttattacgtttatttttttattacgttTTTATATACAAAAGTTTAGttgataatattattattcaaTACAACGTATCCCTAATTCGTAAAGCATGCTAGTTTTCTATGCCAGTCAGTTTAATTTTTGAgtttcatatatttttaatgtATAGGTAAACGTAAAGAAACGTAAAGAGTTCGAATTACTTAGTTCTGTTTCCTTTAGCTACTGTATAATGTGCGGCTATCCTATATTTTACGCCCAATAATCATAATTTTGCTCTTCAAAAGATTTCATAGGATAATAAATTCGCTCTTATTGGATCCATGGCgtcttttattatattttttcttccaAATAGAAATTTAAGTGAATCCCTTTCACTTATACTCTGACCCAAAACAGTTTTTCGTCTCCACAAGTGTTTTCCTTATATGGCTTTTCTGTTGGCGGGTACAAATGTCGCCTTGACAATGCACCCATCATGTACAatttttggcgggaaattggTGGATGCGTGAATTCTGGCAGAGTCTGTTCACCGTAGTCTCCCATTACATCGTTGAAGTTCTCTAGCGAAGCCTTAGACTCCATACCGTACGCCTCTTCAAAATTCAATTGCTTGATAATAACCGCAGCTCTCTTTCCTGCGACACGTTTTCGGTTTGGAATAAGATTGattcgtttttctttttctcgtGTTTTTTCACTTCTCCCGTGAAAGTCATCCGACTGGCGCATCCACGGTGGGACCGCATCCCTTGGTCGCTTTTTCGCGCCATATGCAGGAATTGGCGGGAAAAACTTTCTGGTGGAGGGAGGTGGGCCCTGTATTATGTTGACTTTTGGTTGTGATGCTCTCCTCGTCGAATTTTGCTTACTCGCTTGTGATTGAGGTCTTGAAGTACTGTTGCGGCGTGACTCTCCCCATGCCTCTAGAACAGGTCTTTCTCTTCCCTTGGTGCGAGACTCATTTTCCAATTCCTCATCCtgcttttgtttttccatAACTTCACGCACTCTTTCTACAGCAAGTTTAGACTCTTCTTTTCTCCTTTCAATTATTGAATGGCTGCTAAATCCTAGCGATGACCTGAATGGGCGTTCTAAAGACAGAGTTCTGGGTTTGTGTGCAGCGCCCTCTCCCCGCCGGCCTTCAAGCACGATTCTCTTCAAGAGATTTTCCAGCTTGCTTTCCATGTTCCCAATTTGGTATGTCATCGAATCTCGCAGCCCCTTAGAAGTCCCAGGCTTTTTTGATCGCTGTTTCATATCCTCTATCTTATCCTCCAAAATTTCCCGGATTTTTTCCAATCTTGCAACTTCGCTGACTGGTGTCTGGGATCGTCTAGGAGGAGGGAAAGTCATGCTCAACTCATCTTCGCTCTCATAGTCGCTGTCCAAGGTTCCAAACGACATTTTTGATGTTGACTTTAATCTACTCGCTGGTGTTGCccacattttgtttgttttatcatCTTGATCTGATTCACTGTCACTGTCCATCAATTCTGAGTGGCTTAAATCACTCATCAGTTTCCCCATGCTTGAGAAAGCGCTTTTGAAATTTAGTTTTTTCATCGGTGCGTTTTTGGACACTTTTCGAGGCATCTCTTTTGGTTTTACCAACTCAGGTGAAAAGGATTTAACAGAAAAGACTTGTGTTTGGTGTAGTTGAAGTCTACGTTACCTTCGAGACAAGGAATTCCTTAAGTCTGAAGTAAACAAATCGTTTCAGACCATTTCACATGTCTGTTTGGTGACCTCCTTAGAGCACGAAAGTTCCCAGTGGACTGATAAATTGAGCGACTTGCAACTAGATAAAGTAATTCGCTGTTAGTATTTTCTCTAACCCAAATGTGAAGTTCTCACATTCCCTTAGTATCATGCTGATCTGTGACATAGCGGTTTCTAGGCATCAATTGTCGCGGTGAAGACCATTGGGTCTAGTTATAACGAACTTGATGGGGTTTCCTCGCACACAATGCTTTTAAATTATAATCATTTCATATCCGAAAAGAGAGTTTATATATTTCTATAAACACACTGCGACAGCCTAATCAATTATTGATTACTTTATTCATATTCACAATGTATATAActgtcattatttatttagaATCACCTCGAAAGAATGCATTGTTACTCAATCTTTCTCATTGTATGTCAAAATATATCTTGATGTGCATTCTCCTGTCTTCCAGTTTCAAGTAATTATGTTTATCCAATCTTATTTTACTTCTTAGTCAcgttatcttttttttttcttttctttttcttgtttattttttttttcattattttcttaAGTCGTCTTCTCTTCTGTCTTATCTCTGTTTTCTGTTCTTCGTCTGTTTTCACTTATAAAGCTCTTCACAATCAGGCTCCTGAATATATAACTGAACTCCTAACACCATCACGCTCCCTTAGCTTCGCTGACAAAAATACCCTGGTCGTTCCTTAAAGCCGCAAtgttaccagtttacttccggaggtccgacggaaacctcaaccgttaaaagacaaaagaatcgaTTAGAATCCGTGCTTTTTAACAAgccatctgctctaaattTTAAAACACCTCCTCAAAGAatcttccaatagacacactgcttatttttcacgttttccgttaaaaataatcggaCATTGTTaataatcgaccggaagtaaactggtgacaatcaAGAACAAATTATTGCTACTTAATTTCCtctttctgattttttttagccTCGTCATAAAAACATCATCTGGTTTTGGCCAACCTTCTTCTTATTAACGCCagatattttctttatatgtcTTAACTAGTTGGcaatttttgtatttcttcttgactttttttttttttttttaccgagGTTTGAAGCAGCCTCAACCATATTTTTTGGACGGCCCAGTGTCCATTGGTTTCGCCATAGTTTTACATTTCTCTCACAATCACCAAATGTGGCCCTAATCCTATTGGCTGAAGCTGATCACGTGAGCATCGGCATACAATCGACTTCAACACACGTCTAAAGTCCTTCATTCGGAATATATAAACGACAGggtttattacagagtttATACAGCGAAGCAAATTACTGATCATATGGAAATTCAGGTAGAATTTCATCAGACCAACTTCGACTGCATCTGGTACCCATGTGACGAACGAAAGACCAGTTACAATAAAGAGAGTCTTGGCTAACTCACGCTCTTTCAGCTGAGCGTTTGCTTGTGTGGCTCCTATTCCTTGGTGATGTTGGACATGTTGTTTCTTGACGGATATATAGATTGTCAAATACGACACCCCGATCACAGCAAGACCTAACGGGGCTGCTACTGCAGCAATGAGATTATGAATGGAATTCTGCAGAAAAAACAGAGGAGGCACACCCAATACTGGGTAAAACCACTGAAAAGCGATTCCAAGATAATATGCTCGGTTGCCAAGGCGACGGTGACGTAGTGGGTAGACCGTGGCACCCATGCGCTCTAGAGATACAAATACGAGGCCTAGAAACGAGGCTGTTGACATTGCCATGTCAAGTACACCAACTGCGGAAAAGGTTGTAGCCAATGGCTGGTCAGAAAAGAGGCCGTGACGTAAGATGAGGGATCCATAGGTTACCATAACAACACCTATGCCCATGTCCGCCACACAAACGCTGATCAGAAAGAAGGAACTGCGCCTACGTAGACTGGTGTGAGCCACGAACGTCACAAGTGACAGCAGATTTAGAACCACGATGAGACATCCGACTAATAAATATGGCACAGCCCAATAGCGGAGCTCCATAAGAAACTGCAACAGCTTTCTTCCTACGCTTCGATGCCCAGTCTTGTTACTTGTCAACACAAAGCCCTAGAAATCTTTTGATATCCATAAACGGGCGATATTCCCCGGGAAGTTTCTTCGAAATTCGCCTTATTTATCTTGCTCCTATTCAGTGATTGTGGTGGAGTCATCATCTACGCCGTAACCCCAAGTTCTTGATAATGAAATATTACAATTAAGTCGTATAAACCCGTCCAAAATTCGTTTTCATATGTTCTCGTATCGCTTGTCATAGCGAGAGTACCGGAGACTGAGTCATAATTATTCCAGATAATCAAGGTCCCAAACCTAGAATAACAATAGGCGAATATAATACGAATACAAATATCTCATTGCTGTCAAAAAACGTCAGAAAATTTGATTGTTGTATTGAAAGCAATAATTCATTTTCATCGtctttttaataattttatttaGAATAGCTAGCTAGCCATCTGTCAGTAGGTTTCACACTGCAATTAAAAACTTTTCTCTTTTCAGCAACATGAAAACATACACGTATTTCTTCATAAATCTCTTAAAATTTGAAGGGGGAGTGTTTGATAATCATTCGGATAAAATAGATGGGAAGATTGGGAATATGTTAGACTTATTGCCGCCGCAttaccttttcttttttaattcttCTCGTTCCTCTTGTTTCTACAAGAATTTATCTTCCAAgcacgaaaataaaaaaatattactttCAAATTTTAGTTTATCTTCATCCGTCGTCCCTATGACCAATATTAACTTGTAAATGTAAATATACATATTGAAGTGTAAATGTGATTGATTATATAGCTATCTATTCTAATGGAGCAAGGTGGCTGTATTTATTTAACTCGTCtgcttctttttgttttatatatatttttttaacacccCCTACCGGAATTAAGAACTATTTCTAATCATGTTGGCATCCCTGTCACAAGTCAATTTTAGTATTTACAAGCATGTTGCTAGGAAGCGAGCGCCACTTTCGTCCATGTGTTTTTCTAGAGATTtccgccatcgccatcgccactGCCATTCTACTCTCTCTGCCGATAGAAATAGCAGGCAgttatcaggcccgtacccagggggatgcaaggggtgcgaacgcaccccctctcccccacaacggccgaaggtccacttctcaatagacgtgctatttgtagacaaaactataaagatcgctagatcactctggtatgttgCCAAATCctacaataaacgtcccgtggagatacttaaaaggcataaaaaagcatttttttcgcgggtggtcagatttttatcagataaCTCCCTCAATCCCCCccaggaaaaattaggtccactttttcggatttcgccccccccccccccctccccaataaaaatcctgggtacgggcctggttaTCACATAGATAGTCGTTAGAGCCGAGAACCAAAAAGGGAAAGGGCACACATCGAACACCCCTCAccgaaacacgttaaaatggcTTGAATATGTTTTCATGCcgaaaaaatacattttaaaagttgctagGAAAAATTTATCTGTTCCTTTTCCCAGAAGGGaccatttctttttcttcccttACAGTATTggttaggatttttttttcccagccagcagtggttaggcattttaacacatgaataattgcccgtatatCCGATCAGGACGATTTTTTTCCCAAGCAACCGCTCCAGCGCCTCCCaaaatattcccagcacaactagttcgactACACAAATTTGtcagcagaaccattcgggacgatttttCCCCAGCAACCGAGCAACCAAcattttcccagccagcaaaaaaatgggctgcagatccgttttgtgcccttgaAAGGACATATCCCTATTATCCGAGCTCAGGGCGTCGAGGTCACGACACGCGAGACGATCGCGGCCTTGGAGGCTAATCTCAACGCACTGGGTTCCCGATGTTGGAAAGGAAATGTTCAACGAATAATACGATCTTCGTATTGCATCatgattgtattttttttttttcgggtaGCGGAAGAAAAAATTTATTGGGGATTGGGGAGCACAACATTATCCCCCCCCTGCCTCTCATTCAAAGGGTACTACGATATTTACGTCAACGacaatataaaaatcttaaattatttatattttttaccgAGAAAATTATTGGGAGGGGTGTTAACGCCGGAAACGCTTGTAGCGTGAATATCACGTGATTTTCGGTAATTCTAGCAGGGCTGTGTAATAAAAGTTGTATTCTCAAGGTCGAGATATAGACCCGCAACAACAGACCCTCGCGGAGGCTGCTAGCTGGCATTCAAAGGTAGGGgagttttctttatatttgtATTCGTTTGTGTAAGGGATCGCAATACTTATATCAGCATAAAGTACTTGCATTGGCATATTGCGAAACATTGACAATATCATTGCGCAGCTCGAGAAAAGATCCTATTTATTTGTAATCTCGATACTTGTGTATTGCGTGCAAAATGCGAGGCAATTGGTATGATATGATAATAGGATTCTATGACTACGACTTGTTGCTGGAGAATACCATGATTATGATCATAGCTTTGGCGCGTGTGCTTGCAACTGATTCTTATCTTGATTAGTAATTGATAATACACTCAATTTTGATATGAGAGTCAAAACAACCTTGTAGTGACGATAGCTTTTTTGTATTAAAAGGGCTGTTAATCATTCAATTTTTGagttgttatttttatgttcGTTCAAGTTTTTAATTATAAGGCAACAACAAACTAATGTCCCATGCAGTGCGGTAATAGATACGTTTTCTAAAGAAGAACCTTACAGCATCAAACATTTCTGTAGCTTTAGACCGATGGGTTATAGCCTATCAGTTTACAAAAGCAAGgtctgtttattttgttatttagaATACCTGCATAGCTTATGTTGCGATCTTGTCATACTTTAAAATTTTCATACTGGGTAAGTTTAAATCAAGAACATTCTGCTCATTCTGCGCCCGTAGTATATAGAAGACAATTTTTAACCTCTAGCCTCTAGCCTCAGGCATGGTATATTCTTGAAAACGTAGCTTCTTTATGACAtgcttaaaaaataaaatctgtaCCCTCCCAGGATCGATTACCAGCTGTGCAGTAGCGGGTCAAGGGGGGAGTTGTAGGGTTTAGTTTTAGGGAGGGTATAGGGGGGAGgaatatgtaacaaaaaataattaccccctcccccctttgtcactgagctaACCCCCCTGCCCCTTCAGCGAAAATCTAAATTTGCCCCTACTGCGAGCACGCAGTACGTGCTCAAACCAACTTCGCCTATAGCTCTCTGTGATGATAAAAATCGAGTTCAATTTTATAACGTGTTTTTTGCATGTATTAGATCTTCTATCGGCGTGATGCGCAGCTTGGTTTTTGTCACGTGTCTTTACATTGCGCATGCGCTGCCATTCATTCATCGAGAAGCGACGACCGACGAACCACCACGTGACCCAGACATTGACAGAAATGCCGTAAGTACAGACATGCGCAGTTGATGCTTACTGTAGTTTACAGTGTTCTGCGAGTTCTCGTCGATGATTTTAGCCTGCTTGTAGGCAGTACTCGGTGTTtttatcgcggaaaacccgcTCAGTccggtgatcgggcgccatcttgtattttgagcCGCGCAATTACTGGGGATGAACACTTTTTCAtgcttttttattatattcagggctatctatttattttttgtactgcttttctttatttcttagtTGTTTATGTTGTGTTGCCGATGTTGTTGTTACTGTCGTAATCGTCGTTGTTTAACGCATCCTCTATATTTTAGAGCCAGCTGATCCGTAaccgcgggtaccctgtggagGAGCATTACGTCACTACTAGTGACGGGTTCATCCTGAACCTCCAGCGCATCCCACATGGACGGAACGAGCTTCGCGAGGGATCTGGGCGCAAGCCTGTAGTTTTCCTACAACATGGCCTACTAATGGACAGCACAAACTGGGTTCTGAACTCCCCGCACGACAGTCTTGGGTACATACTTGCAGATAAGGTAAGTATGACTTAGATAAGGAGATACCTTAATTTCTCAGGTAGTTAGTTTATGTCGTACGCgcgtttattattattagatgCAGCTAGGTTaggataaataaataaaggtCAATATAATGAATAACAAGATTAAAAGAGAAAAACGGAGTGTGGGGTCCAGATTAGAAACTCACTGACCAGGGATCAAGTTCAAATCGGCATCCTTAGATCTGGTAATAGGTCACTATAAGAGTTGAGGAGAGTCAATGAGAGTTCCTTTAGTTCTTAAAGGCTTACGATTAAACAGTGTAAcaagaaagactacagactaGCTGTAGCAAAATTAGATGGTaagctataaatcaacacgatgttgaaaaagttgaacgcctctgtgaaacatagtagttgcgctgacgtttcgagcgttcgCCCTTTGTCGGAGCCCAGCGATCAAATGGTGAGACTCATCAACTATCATTTTGAATTTGATTTGAACTTGTTCAAAGTGAATGAGAATCTATAAGAACAAGTGAGAGTGCATGGTAAAAGGTCCATGAGAGCTGGAGCTCTTATCGACTGTCATCTCCGTTTGATCAAAGCTTAAATGTATATAGCTAAATACCATTGACCTGGCCAGTAAAATGAGTATTTATGGAGGACAAATGATTCCAAGCCGTACTTCAATCA
The DNA window shown above is from Nematostella vectensis chromosome 15, jaNemVect1.1, whole genome shotgun sequence and carries:
- the LOC116618313 gene encoding uncharacterized protein LOC116618313 codes for the protein MPRKVSKNAPMKKLNFKSAFSSMGKLMSDLSHSELMDSDSESDQDDKTNKMWATPASRLKSTSKMSFGTLDSDYESEDELSMTFPPPRRSQTPVSEVARLEKIREILEDKIEDMKQRSKKPGTSKGLRDSMTYQIGNMESKLENLLKRIVLEGRRGEGAAHKPRTLSLERPFRSSLGFSSHSIIERRKEESKLAVERVREVMEKQKQDEELENESRTKGRERPVLEAWGESRRNSTSRPQSQASKQNSTRRASQPKVNIIQGPPPSTRKFFPPIPAYGAKKRPRDAVPPWMRQSDDFHGRSEKTREKEKRINLIPNRKRVAGKRAAVIIKQLNFEEAYGMESKASLENFNDVMGDYGEQTLPEFTHPPISRQKLYMMGALSRRHLYPPTEKPYKENTCGDEKLFWVRV